One window from the genome of Halococcus agarilyticus encodes:
- a CDS encoding enolase C-terminal domain-like protein, which produces MALEITRIETTEFAYPLEDVGSDEGFNLAYEPGTTTERRLFAIEIHTDGDPVGKFVGGNSPAFAQIHEVADYLVGKDPLRRERHWSEMKRALRKYDRMGIGPVDIALWDLAGNHYDASISELLGRYRDRLPAYASTYHADDNGGLDSPEAYAEFAIECAEMGYGGFKIHGWGGNDENRDVDREVATVRAVGEGAPDEMDLMIDPACEYETFADALEVGRACDEQDFFWYEDPFRDGGISQQAHKRLRQRIDTPLLQTEHVRGLEPHVDFIASEATDSLRADPEYDAGITGAMKLAHAAEGFGADVEIHSPGPAQRHCMAAIRNSNYYEMALVHPDCDNTAPPIYQEGYDDQLDTIDDDGTVPVPDGPGLGVDYDWEYIEAQKTGGRLYE; this is translated from the coding sequence ATGGCGCTCGAAATCACTCGGATCGAAACCACGGAGTTCGCCTATCCCCTGGAGGACGTCGGCTCGGACGAGGGCTTCAACCTCGCCTACGAACCGGGCACGACCACCGAGCGGCGGCTGTTCGCGATCGAGATCCACACCGACGGCGACCCAGTCGGAAAATTCGTCGGCGGCAACTCGCCCGCGTTCGCCCAGATTCACGAGGTCGCCGACTACCTCGTCGGAAAGGACCCACTCCGCCGGGAGCGCCACTGGAGCGAGATGAAACGCGCGCTCCGGAAGTACGACCGGATGGGCATTGGACCTGTGGACATCGCGCTCTGGGACCTCGCGGGCAACCACTACGACGCGTCGATCAGCGAACTCCTCGGACGCTATCGCGATCGTCTCCCCGCCTATGCCTCGACGTACCACGCCGACGACAACGGCGGGCTCGACTCGCCCGAGGCGTACGCCGAGTTCGCGATCGAGTGCGCCGAGATGGGCTATGGGGGATTCAAGATCCACGGCTGGGGCGGCAACGACGAGAACCGCGATGTCGACCGCGAAGTCGCCACCGTCCGCGCGGTCGGCGAGGGGGCTCCCGACGAGATGGACCTGATGATCGATCCCGCCTGCGAGTACGAGACCTTCGCCGACGCGCTGGAGGTCGGCCGCGCGTGCGACGAACAGGACTTTTTCTGGTACGAGGACCCGTTCCGCGACGGCGGGATCTCCCAGCAGGCCCACAAGCGCCTCCGCCAGCGGATCGACACCCCTCTCCTCCAGACCGAGCACGTCCGGGGGCTCGAACCCCACGTCGACTTCATCGCCAGCGAGGCCACCGACTCCCTTCGAGCCGACCCCGAGTACGACGCGGGGATCACGGGTGCGATGAAGCTCGCTCACGCCGCCGAGGGGTTCGGGGCCGACGTCGAGATTCACTCGCCGGGCCCGGCCCAGCGCCACTGCATGGCCGCGATCCGGAACTCGAACTACTACGAGATGGCGCTGGTTCACCCCGACTGCGACAACACCGCGCCGCCGATCTATCAGGAGGGGTACGACGACCAGCTCGACACCATCGACGACGACGGGACCGTGCCCGTTCCCGACGGACCGGGGCTCGGCGTCGACTACGACTGGGAATACATCGAGGCCCAGAAAACCGGCGGCCGGCTCTACGAGTAG
- a CDS encoding ubiquitin-like small modifier protein 1, producing MHWKLFATLAETAGEREVDVEVEPDANLDDALAALLDRHPALEDEIIENGEIRDHIRLLRNGEDPFVAGDGLDTDLDDDDELAAFPPVSGG from the coding sequence ATGCACTGGAAACTCTTCGCCACGCTCGCCGAGACCGCCGGCGAGCGCGAGGTCGACGTCGAAGTCGAACCGGATGCGAACCTCGACGACGCGCTCGCGGCGCTGCTCGATCGCCACCCCGCCCTCGAAGACGAGATCATCGAGAACGGCGAGATCCGCGATCACATCCGGCTGCTCAGAAACGGCGAGGACCCCTTCGTCGCCGGCGACGGCCTCGACACCGACCTCGACGACGACGACGAACTCGCAGCGTTCCCGCCAGTTAGTGGTGGTTGA
- the uppS gene encoding polyprenyl diphosphate synthase translates to MPSSARRLLDRTYERLLEREVGGAPSHVAVIQDGNRRYANEHGKEAADGHRAGAKTTERVLDWCADVGVEELTLYAFSTENFDRPPEENAHLFDLLDEKLREFADAERVHDREVSIRAIGETDRLPDHLRDAIEYAENRTRGYDRLRLNIALAYGGRAELLGAARDTARAVERGDLAPGDIDAGEIDRRLYEGPARDVDLIIRTGGDERTSNFLPWHANGNEAAVFFCTPYWPAFAKKDFLRAIRTYESRTESWRRTRARRALALVRAVGGAELDEARAIVDRFREYLPRRELERVEREGESAAAD, encoded by the coding sequence ATGCCCTCCAGCGCGCGCCGGTTGCTCGATCGGACGTACGAGCGTCTGCTCGAACGCGAGGTCGGCGGCGCGCCCAGCCACGTCGCCGTGATCCAGGACGGCAACCGACGGTACGCAAACGAACACGGGAAGGAAGCCGCCGACGGCCACCGTGCGGGCGCGAAGACCACCGAACGGGTGCTCGACTGGTGTGCCGACGTCGGCGTCGAGGAGCTCACCCTCTACGCCTTTTCGACCGAGAACTTCGACCGCCCGCCCGAGGAGAACGCCCACCTCTTCGACCTGCTCGACGAGAAACTCCGGGAGTTCGCCGACGCCGAGCGCGTCCACGACCGCGAGGTCTCGATCCGCGCGATCGGCGAGACCGACCGGCTGCCCGATCACCTCCGCGACGCCATCGAGTACGCCGAGAACAGGACAAGGGGGTACGACCGGCTCCGACTCAACATCGCGCTCGCCTACGGGGGCCGTGCCGAGCTGTTGGGAGCGGCCCGCGACACCGCCCGCGCGGTCGAGCGGGGCGACCTCGCGCCGGGCGACATCGACGCCGGCGAAATCGACCGCCGGCTCTACGAGGGACCCGCGCGCGACGTCGACCTCATCATCCGTACCGGTGGGGACGAGCGCACCTCGAACTTCCTGCCGTGGCACGCGAACGGCAACGAGGCCGCGGTGTTCTTCTGTACACCCTACTGGCCGGCGTTCGCGAAGAAGGACTTCCTGCGCGCGATCCGGACCTACGAGTCCCGCACCGAGTCGTGGCGGCGCACGCGCGCCAGGCGCGCGCTCGCCCTGGTGCGAGCGGTCGGCGGGGCGGAGCTCGACGAGGCGCGCGCCATCGTCGATCGGTTCCGGGAGTACCTCCCGCGCCGCGAACTCGAACGCGTCGAGCGCGAGGGCGAGTCGGCGGCCGCCGACTGA
- a CDS encoding cold-shock protein yields the protein MANGTVDFFNDTGGYGFIDSDDSEEDVFFHMEDVGGPDLEEGQEVEFDIVQADKGPRAENLERL from the coding sequence ATGGCGAACGGCACAGTAGACTTCTTCAACGACACGGGCGGGTACGGTTTCATCGACAGCGACGACTCCGAGGAAGACGTGTTCTTCCACATGGAGGACGTCGGCGGCCCCGACCTCGAAGAGGGCCAGGAGGTCGAGTTCGACATCGTGCAGGCGGACAAGGGTCCGCGCGCCGAGAACCTCGAACGGCTGTAA
- a CDS encoding helix-turn-helix domain-containing protein has product MPGAQRYDAPDLPENSVLSLPEYLAMQRAVGEETRYRVLAELLAEGESSAKAIAEALDVPSNRLHYHLDKLESVGLVANRRRRDRGADGLYSYYVATALGEAIMTHGVGELIAEERELLERYG; this is encoded by the coding sequence ATGCCCGGAGCACAACGCTACGATGCCCCCGATTTGCCCGAGAACAGCGTGCTCTCGCTGCCGGAGTATCTCGCCATGCAGCGCGCGGTCGGCGAGGAGACGCGCTACCGAGTGCTTGCCGAACTCCTCGCCGAGGGCGAGTCGAGTGCGAAAGCGATCGCCGAAGCGCTCGATGTTCCCTCGAATCGGCTCCACTACCATCTCGACAAGCTCGAATCCGTGGGCCTGGTGGCGAACCGGAGGCGCAGGGATCGCGGTGCTGACGGGCTGTACTCGTACTACGTCGCGACGGCGCTCGGCGAGGCGATCATGACCCACGGCGTCGGCGAGTTGATCGCCGAGGAGCGCGAACTGCTCGAACGGTACGGATAG
- a CDS encoding nucleoside phosphorylase, whose translation MAKQPHLLVESGELHDVALLPGDPGRVDRIAGHCEESEVVAENREYKIVNATYEGSPVTICSTGIGCPSAAIAVEELANVGVESLIRVGTTGALQADIEVGDVVVATGAAKDEGTTARYERDTVPAVPDYDVLSGLVDAAETRSEPVHVGPIASDDAFYAETDEYVAAWERAGVLSVEMEAAAIFTLARRKGLRAGALCTVDGNLVAGTQKGETEGEELPAKAKDNVERAIAIALDAATDL comes from the coding sequence ATGGCCAAACAGCCACACCTGCTGGTCGAGTCGGGTGAACTTCACGACGTTGCGCTCCTGCCTGGCGATCCGGGGCGGGTCGATCGGATCGCGGGTCACTGCGAGGAGAGCGAGGTCGTCGCCGAGAACCGCGAGTACAAGATCGTGAACGCCACCTACGAGGGATCGCCGGTCACGATCTGTTCGACGGGAATCGGGTGTCCCTCGGCCGCGATCGCGGTCGAGGAGCTCGCGAACGTCGGCGTCGAGAGCCTCATCCGAGTGGGGACGACGGGGGCGCTCCAGGCCGACATCGAGGTGGGCGACGTGGTGGTCGCGACGGGCGCGGCGAAGGACGAGGGAACGACCGCACGCTACGAGCGCGACACCGTGCCGGCAGTCCCGGACTACGACGTGCTCTCGGGGTTGGTCGACGCGGCCGAGACGCGTTCCGAACCCGTCCACGTCGGGCCGATCGCCTCCGACGACGCCTTCTACGCCGAGACCGACGAGTACGTCGCGGCGTGGGAGCGCGCCGGCGTGCTCTCGGTCGAGATGGAGGCCGCCGCGATCTTCACGCTCGCGCGCCGGAAGGGGCTGCGGGCGGGCGCGCTCTGTACCGTCGACGGCAACCTCGTCGCTGGCACCCAGAAGGGCGAGACCGAGGGCGAGGAGCTGCCCGCAAAGGCGAAGGACAACGTCGAACGCGCGATCGCGATCGCGCTCGACGCGGCCACCGATCTCTGA
- a CDS encoding TrkH family potassium uptake protein — translation MGSVRWSHVDWRASVGLVGRVVKYLSAVLLVPFGVALYYGEDVPTFAAAFVVTVAVGVGLERIDPDPDLGAREGFLMVALTWLLVAIVGTFPYLIAGFVGTESTLAQPTNALFESMSGFTTTGATVMGDISLDRHSHAIMLWRQLTQWLGGMGIVVLAVAILPELSVGGAQLMDAEAPGPGIQKLTPRIAETARVLWLAYLGFTLLEMGLLYGLHLGGLAPNMDLFNAVSHPLTTMPTGGFSPEARSIEAFSAAVQWVVIPFMIAAGTNFALIWHVLTGEPERLVRDTEFRSYAGVIGVLVAVVAGLLFTGIGISANPSAVPPIIGALEDSVRHAAFQVVSIVTTTGYASMDFNTWGAPAKYLLLFAMFVGGSAGSTGGAIKIVRWVVILKSLRRELFTTVHPTAVSPVRLGGRVVDEHAIRGIYAFTLLYFVFFFVATVLVVTDAWRVGYEVTPFESMSAVAATLGNVGPGFGVVGPMNSYLGFPRTSKLLMVFLMWIGRLEILPVLVLLTPAYWRT, via the coding sequence GTGGGATCGGTGAGGTGGTCACACGTCGACTGGCGGGCGAGCGTCGGCCTCGTCGGCCGAGTGGTGAAATACCTCTCCGCCGTGTTGCTGGTTCCGTTCGGGGTGGCGCTGTACTACGGCGAGGACGTTCCGACCTTTGCCGCCGCGTTCGTCGTCACCGTCGCCGTCGGGGTCGGTCTCGAACGCATCGACCCGGATCCCGACCTCGGCGCGCGTGAGGGGTTCCTGATGGTCGCGCTCACGTGGCTCCTGGTCGCGATCGTCGGCACCTTCCCCTATCTCATCGCTGGCTTCGTGGGGACCGAGTCGACGCTCGCCCAGCCCACGAACGCGCTGTTCGAGTCGATGAGTGGCTTCACGACCACGGGCGCGACGGTGATGGGCGACATCTCGCTCGATCGACACTCCCACGCCATCATGCTCTGGCGACAGCTCACCCAGTGGCTCGGCGGAATGGGGATCGTCGTGCTCGCGGTCGCGATCCTTCCCGAACTCTCGGTCGGTGGCGCGCAGTTGATGGACGCCGAAGCGCCGGGCCCCGGCATCCAGAAGCTCACGCCACGCATCGCCGAGACCGCGCGCGTCCTCTGGCTCGCGTATCTCGGGTTCACCCTGCTGGAGATGGGCCTCCTCTACGGCCTCCACCTCGGTGGGCTCGCCCCGAACATGGACCTGTTCAACGCCGTCTCGCATCCCCTCACGACGATGCCGACGGGCGGATTCTCGCCGGAAGCCCGCTCGATCGAAGCGTTCTCCGCTGCCGTGCAGTGGGTCGTCATCCCGTTCATGATCGCCGCCGGGACCAACTTCGCACTGATCTGGCACGTGCTGACTGGCGAGCCCGAGCGCCTGGTTCGGGACACCGAGTTCCGATCGTACGCCGGCGTCATCGGCGTGCTGGTGGCCGTGGTCGCGGGGCTGCTGTTCACCGGCATCGGGATCAGCGCGAACCCGTCGGCCGTCCCGCCGATCATCGGCGCACTCGAGGATTCGGTGCGTCACGCGGCGTTTCAGGTCGTTTCGATCGTCACGACGACCGGCTACGCCAGCATGGACTTCAACACGTGGGGCGCGCCCGCCAAGTACCTCCTCCTGTTCGCGATGTTCGTCGGCGGCTCGGCGGGCTCGACCGGCGGCGCGATCAAGATCGTCCGGTGGGTCGTGATCCTCAAATCCCTCCGTCGCGAGCTCTTTACCACTGTGCACCCGACGGCGGTCTCGCCCGTACGCCTCGGTGGTCGGGTCGTCGACGAGCACGCGATCCGAGGCATCTACGCGTTCACGCTGCTGTACTTCGTCTTCTTTTTCGTCGCCACGGTGCTGGTGGTCACCGACGCCTGGCGAGTCGGCTACGAGGTGACCCCGTTCGAGTCGATGAGCGCGGTCGCCGCGACCCTCGGCAACGTCGGGCCCGGGTTCGGCGTCGTCGGCCCGATGAACAGCTATCTCGGATTTCCCCGGACCTCGAAACTCCTCATGGTGTTTCTGATGTGGATCGGCCGGCTCGAGATCCTGCCCGTGCTGGTGCTGCTCACCCCGGCCTACTGGCGCACCTAA
- a CDS encoding aminopeptidase: protein MDDRVHDHADVLVDWSARIESGDDVVMSVSEGAHDLAVAVAAKLGERGANLVSTYGSAELNRAYLRAHDGEFDDDPGHELALFEESDAVLSLGGGRNTAAQADVPGEVRGAYSKAHEDTREAYMDTDWVSTVHPTRSLAQQAGMSHEAYQEFVYDAVLRDWEALAEEMSEMKEILDAGSEVHLRGGDTDLTMSIEERTAVNSTASVADDSHNLPSGEVFTAPHATDGEVVFDVPMTLRGTRVEDVWLAFDDGEAVDYDAARNPEVVGELLDTDEGARRLGELGIGMNRGIDRPTDSILFDEKMAETVHLALGRAYDACLPDDEAGNDSAIHADLITDVSDDSSLAVDGEIIQRDGTFRWEDGFEG, encoded by the coding sequence ATGGACGACCGAGTTCACGACCACGCCGACGTGCTGGTCGACTGGAGCGCGCGGATCGAGTCCGGCGACGACGTCGTGATGAGCGTCTCGGAGGGAGCGCACGACCTCGCGGTCGCGGTCGCCGCAAAGCTGGGCGAGCGCGGCGCGAACCTCGTGAGCACCTACGGCTCCGCGGAGCTGAATCGTGCGTACCTCCGGGCTCACGACGGCGAGTTCGACGATGACCCTGGCCACGAACTCGCGCTGTTCGAGGAGAGCGACGCCGTGCTCTCACTCGGTGGCGGGCGGAACACGGCAGCACAGGCCGACGTGCCGGGCGAGGTGCGCGGTGCGTACTCGAAGGCCCACGAGGACACGCGCGAGGCGTACATGGATACCGACTGGGTCTCGACCGTGCATCCCACTCGATCGCTCGCCCAGCAGGCCGGGATGAGCCACGAGGCGTATCAGGAGTTCGTCTACGACGCCGTGCTCCGGGACTGGGAGGCGCTCGCCGAGGAGATGAGCGAGATGAAAGAAATCCTCGACGCGGGCAGCGAGGTCCACCTCCGGGGTGGGGACACCGACCTCACGATGTCGATCGAGGAGCGGACTGCGGTGAACTCCACGGCGTCGGTCGCCGACGACAGCCACAACCTCCCGAGCGGCGAAGTGTTTACCGCGCCCCACGCCACCGACGGCGAAGTCGTGTTCGACGTCCCGATGACCCTCCGGGGGACGCGTGTCGAAGACGTGTGGCTCGCGTTCGACGACGGCGAGGCGGTCGACTACGACGCGGCACGCAATCCCGAGGTCGTTGGCGAGCTCCTCGACACCGACGAGGGCGCGCGCCGGCTCGGCGAACTCGGAATCGGGATGAACCGCGGGATCGACCGCCCCACCGACAGCATCCTGTTCGACGAAAAGATGGCCGAAACCGTGCATCTCGCGCTCGGCCGCGCCTACGACGCCTGTCTGCCCGACGACGAGGCCGGCAACGATAGCGCGATCCACGCCGACCTGATCACCGACGTGAGTGACGACTCGTCGCTCGCGGTCGACGGCGAGATCATTCAACGGGACGGAACGTTCCGGTGGGAAGACGGGTTCGAGGGGTGA
- a CDS encoding CBS domain-containing protein — protein MGLRARDIMTTDVKTVRPDEDVSDVLTRLARASFNGFPVVDDEEHVVGIVTQGDLVDLFQPSDRTLWIPIGFPPFISAIDYAFDVSWNELDVGIDLARNASKPISSVMTDDVVTVTPDDDLDRLLALLADDERDINRLPVIEDERLVGIIAREDLLRTLRDERELAS, from the coding sequence ATGGGTCTCCGTGCTCGTGACATCATGACGACCGACGTGAAAACGGTCCGACCGGACGAGGACGTGAGCGACGTGCTCACTAGACTCGCCCGCGCGTCGTTCAACGGGTTCCCGGTCGTCGACGACGAGGAGCACGTCGTCGGCATCGTCACCCAGGGCGATCTCGTCGACCTCTTCCAGCCGAGCGACCGCACGCTCTGGATCCCGATCGGGTTTCCACCGTTCATCAGCGCGATCGACTACGCGTTCGACGTCTCGTGGAACGAACTCGATGTCGGGATCGATCTCGCCAGAAACGCCAGCAAGCCCATCAGCAGCGTGATGACCGACGACGTCGTGACCGTGACTCCCGACGACGACCTCGATCGGCTCCTCGCACTCCTCGCCGACGACGAGCGCGACATCAACCGCCTCCCCGTGATCGAGGACGAACGTCTCGTCGGCATCATCGCCCGGGAGGACCTCCTGCGAACGCTCCGGGACGAACGCGAACTCGCGTCCTGA
- a CDS encoding SDR family NAD(P)-dependent oxidoreductase: MGIASFDFSDETVIVTGGSAGIGRAIALGFGEAGATVVNADVREDPKMEGEDTPTHERIEEMGSTGEYVETDVAEVDALETLIEAAREFGGVDVMVNNAAVQHSERFLDVGQEDLDTLLHTNVRGYFFGTQLAARDMIDRGDSGSIVNTASISSEVAQHDQVQYDATKGAIKMVTKGTALELATHDIRVNAIAPGQIATEFTEGWSEEAQDAAGDEEGEFIKPIPLGRAGHPEDNAGAALFLASDAASYITGDMVFVDGGWTAI; encoded by the coding sequence ATGGGCATCGCGAGCTTCGACTTCAGCGACGAGACCGTGATCGTCACCGGGGGCAGCGCCGGCATCGGCCGTGCGATCGCGCTCGGGTTCGGCGAGGCGGGCGCGACGGTCGTGAACGCCGACGTGCGCGAAGACCCCAAGATGGAGGGCGAGGACACCCCGACCCACGAGCGGATCGAGGAGATGGGCAGCACAGGCGAATACGTCGAGACCGACGTCGCCGAGGTCGATGCGTTAGAGACGCTGATCGAGGCCGCCCGCGAGTTCGGCGGCGTCGACGTGATGGTGAACAACGCCGCCGTCCAGCACTCGGAGCGCTTCCTCGACGTCGGTCAGGAAGACCTCGATACACTCCTTCACACCAACGTCCGGGGGTACTTCTTCGGCACCCAGCTCGCCGCACGGGACATGATCGATCGCGGCGACTCGGGGTCGATCGTCAACACCGCCTCGATCTCCTCGGAGGTCGCCCAGCACGACCAGGTCCAGTACGACGCCACCAAGGGGGCGATCAAGATGGTCACCAAGGGAACGGCGCTCGAACTCGCCACACACGACATCCGGGTGAACGCGATCGCGCCCGGCCAGATCGCCACCGAGTTCACCGAGGGCTGGTCGGAGGAGGCCCAGGACGCCGCTGGCGACGAGGAGGGGGAGTTCATCAAGCCCATCCCGCTCGGCCGCGCCGGCCACCCCGAGGACAACGCCGGCGCGGCGCTGTTCCTCGCGAGCGACGCGGCGTCGTACATCACCGGCGACATGGTGTTCGTCGACGGCGGCTGGACCGCGATCTGA
- a CDS encoding cold-shock protein yields MATGTVDFFNDTGGYGFIDTEDSEEDVFFHMEDIGGPDLEEGQEVEFDIVQADKGPRADNLERL; encoded by the coding sequence ATGGCGACAGGTACGGTCGATTTCTTCAACGACACGGGCGGTTACGGCTTCATCGACACCGAGGACTCCGAGGAGGACGTCTTCTTCCACATGGAAGATATCGGCGGCCCCGACCTCGAAGAGGGCCAGGAGGTCGAGTTCGACATCGTGCAGGCGGACAAGGGTCCGCGAGCGGATAACCTCGAACGGCTGTAA
- a CDS encoding pre-peptidase has translation MTITQNLLQNSRVFPLEMKSTDSLHDAESSRTNEQGPSRAVDVTRRRFLAAGAAGVAGLGALGNAAAAPNEHTLVIEGFSPTTTYSFTVGGNLQKSTAGGASINRSDHIIGRSAHGAVSNGTDAYTFTGDLHSFDFDGSGEINVTLDGEPAHVGRRSDHTLLIEGFGPNTPYSFAVSEVAIQSDAYGASINDSDRTSAYGVSGAVQAGTDAYTYVGDLESFDFARSGELRVTIDGKPAHVGQRPDQLLRIGASGEYTPYEFSVSGSIRRGRQLDGQQDDIDGNSASGAVSGTGIDAYAYDGQLTALSYPDDTSPEVRTNYELVDKDSV, from the coding sequence TTGACAATCACACAAAACTTATTACAAAACTCCAGAGTTTTCCCACTGGAGATGAAGTCTACCGATTCCCTCCACGACGCGGAGAGTTCACGGACAAACGAGCAGGGGCCATCACGGGCCGTCGATGTCACCCGTCGTCGCTTCCTTGCAGCGGGGGCAGCTGGGGTGGCAGGCCTCGGCGCGCTCGGAAACGCGGCGGCAGCTCCCAACGAGCACACGCTCGTTATCGAGGGATTCAGCCCCACTACCACGTACTCGTTCACTGTCGGGGGCAACCTCCAGAAGAGTACGGCTGGCGGTGCGAGTATCAATCGAAGCGATCACATCATCGGCCGGAGCGCCCATGGGGCCGTCAGCAACGGAACGGACGCCTACACGTTCACCGGCGATCTCCATTCGTTCGATTTCGACGGCTCCGGTGAGATCAACGTCACTCTGGACGGCGAGCCGGCGCACGTCGGGCGTCGATCGGATCACACGCTTCTCATCGAGGGGTTCGGCCCGAACACCCCATACTCGTTCGCGGTCAGCGAGGTTGCTATCCAGAGTGACGCCTACGGTGCCAGTATCAACGATAGTGACCGGACTTCGGCGTACGGTGTCTCCGGTGCGGTTCAAGCCGGAACGGACGCGTACACGTACGTTGGGGACCTGGAGTCGTTCGACTTCGCTCGCTCGGGCGAGCTTCGGGTCACCATCGACGGGAAGCCTGCCCACGTCGGCCAGCGTCCCGACCAGTTGCTCCGTATCGGGGCCAGCGGGGAGTACACCCCATACGAGTTCTCGGTGAGTGGCTCGATCCGACGTGGTCGGCAGCTCGACGGTCAGCAGGACGACATCGACGGAAACTCGGCGTCCGGTGCCGTCAGTGGTACTGGAATCGATGCGTACGCTTACGATGGGCAGCTGACAGCACTCTCCTATCCGGACGATACTTCCCCCGAGGTACGCACCAATTATGAACTAGTTGATAAAGATAGCGTCTGA
- a CDS encoding DUF5778 family protein encodes MSESIDEDLRRRAAALLEPGEIELNGVVVHTEFSSVEESLLHQATIEIGETIARHADAADARDTYVHSGTDDPEFGLNQHQGLTIEGDAFVWECQQLLREGTYDVVFYYEANCDHAAILDDLRDEGYTVTGVEG; translated from the coding sequence ATGAGCGAATCCATCGACGAGGATCTCCGTCGGCGGGCGGCGGCGCTGCTCGAACCGGGCGAGATCGAGCTGAACGGCGTCGTGGTCCACACCGAGTTTTCGAGCGTCGAGGAGAGCCTGCTCCACCAGGCCACGATCGAGATCGGCGAGACCATCGCGCGCCACGCTGACGCGGCCGATGCTCGCGACACCTACGTTCACTCGGGCACCGACGACCCCGAGTTCGGGCTGAACCAACACCAGGGGCTCACGATCGAGGGCGACGCGTTCGTCTGGGAGTGCCAGCAGCTCCTCCGGGAGGGGACCTACGACGTGGTGTTTTACTACGAGGCAAACTGCGACCACGCGGCGATCCTCGACGATCTCCGCGACGAGGGGTACACGGTGACTGGTGTCGAAGGGTAA
- a CDS encoding MBL fold metallo-hydrolase produces MVHSTWGDWFVRDEIEAAEPDGLSVWFLGCNGYVLRTAETTVYLDPYFGDGSPPRTIRMIPVPIDPADATLCDAVLVTHEHIDHIHPPSYGPLVEDCGADIHAPSASYENPDYDGDLRAPDDQRHTVEPGDAFDVGDLTIHVRGANDPDAIEPVSYVVEHDSGTFFAAGDSRPADAFTEIADEFDIDLGVLAFGSIGNIVHTEDDPTEARPTEWYNDGDQVATATNQLELDRLAPVHWDMWHGVGADPKAITDHVASYEYPKVVETVRIGDRLDVGEPGVVQLKAARDH; encoded by the coding sequence ATGGTACACTCGACGTGGGGTGATTGGTTCGTGCGCGACGAGATCGAAGCCGCCGAGCCGGACGGCCTCTCGGTGTGGTTTCTGGGCTGCAATGGCTACGTCCTCCGCACCGCCGAAACCACCGTCTACCTCGATCCGTACTTCGGCGACGGCTCGCCACCCCGGACGATCCGCATGATCCCGGTCCCGATCGATCCCGCCGACGCGACGCTGTGTGATGCCGTCCTGGTCACCCACGAGCACATCGATCACATCCACCCGCCGTCCTACGGTCCGCTCGTCGAGGACTGTGGGGCCGACATCCACGCTCCGAGCGCGTCCTACGAGAATCCCGACTACGACGGCGATCTGCGCGCGCCCGACGACCAGCGCCACACCGTCGAACCGGGTGACGCGTTCGACGTCGGCGATCTCACGATCCACGTCCGGGGGGCGAACGACCCCGACGCCATCGAACCCGTGAGCTACGTCGTCGAACACGACTCCGGTACGTTCTTCGCGGCGGGCGACTCCCGGCCGGCCGACGCCTTCACCGAAATCGCCGACGAGTTCGACATCGATCTCGGCGTGCTCGCGTTCGGCTCGATCGGCAACATCGTCCACACCGAGGACGATCCAACAGAGGCCCGTCCGACCGAGTGGTACAACGACGGCGATCAGGTCGCGACGGCCACCAATCAGCTCGAACTCGACAGGCTTGCACCTGTGCACTGGGACATGTGGCACGGCGTCGGGGCCGATCCGAAGGCGATCACCGACCACGTCGCCTCCTATGAGTATCCCAAGGTGGTCGAGACCGTCCGGATCGGCGACCGGCTCGACGTCGGCGAACCAGGCGTCGTCCAGCTCAAGGCCGCTCGGGATCACTGA